The following DNA comes from Corynebacterium atrinae.
CCCCCAAGGTTTCGCTGACCTGCAGCATTACGGGAACATAACGACACTGTGACGTTGCTCACATTAGGGCGCAGTTCGGCGTGTCCTGACCTCAAGTTTAGGATTACCCCACTTAGCCGTGGGGCGGGCGCGAGTCTTGCCCCAAGCCTTGACCGCACTTGGTGTGCGTTTGTATTGCGCTTTAGGCCAGCCGGGCACGTAGGGCCGAGTGGACGGCCCAGGCCGTCACGACAGTCACGGCCACGACGAACGCCAAGATCGCGACTGCCACCACAATCCAGTTCATGCCGGAGTTAGCAACGTCATCGACAAGAATCTGCGTGGCCCCGACGTAGTCCCAATTGGATAGAAACGTCGCCTGGGCCGACTCCACCACCGCTCGAGAATGAATATCACTCACGACGGCACCTCCACCTGGAGCGCGAACGATGACAGTGTCCAGTCCCGTGGTGTCCATTAGGTCCTGGGCAACATCGCGGAGGTCAGCAGCCTTGCCGGGAGTCCAATCGAAAACCACGACCCCAAGAGAACCCGCCTCTCCATTGGCAGCCCGGCTCGTAGCCTCGATAAGTCCAGGCTGGAGATCTACCTCCATCTGGGGGGCATTGGCGCCGGCAAAAGCGACGGTATCCTCATTGAGCTGGCGTGCGAGATCGCTCATGTCAACATCGGCAGGGATCATCGCAACTCTCCTGAGGCGGGTCTTTAGGTGGGCTTTTCGGGTGACTGCGGTTGACGCCCGCACGCCCCTTCATCAAGCTAGTTTTATCCCTTAGGGGTGTAGCGGGGGTGGCGACTCGCCGCGTGACAGGGAGAAATGTCATAAACGGGACGATCGTACTGTTAGAATATGGGCAGTCGGTGGCCCTGCGCCCTAAACTTGAGGGCGGACCACCGCGTTCAGCCGCTAGCGCTTGCCCTTTACCGGGGAGAGCTGCGGGCGGAACTGAACATCCAGTTCAATGAAGAGGAAATGGAGCTCCCTGTGACCGAAAGCAAGAACTCCTTCAACGCCAAGCGCACCCTTGAGGTCGGCGACAAGTCTTATGACTACTTCGCCCTCGACGCCGTGCCGGGTATGGAGAAACTGCCTTACTCCCTCAAGGTTCTCGGTGAGAACCTGTTGCGCACCGAAGACGGTGCCAACATCACCACCGAGCACATCGAGGCAATTGCCAACTGGGATCCGAAGGCAGAGCCTTCCATCGAGATCCAGTTCACCCCAGCCCGCGTGCTCATGCAGGACTTCACCGGCGTCGCCTGTGTCGTTGACCTCGCCACCATGCGCGAAGCCGTGAAGACCTTGGGCGGCGACCCGGACAAGGTCAACCCGCTGAACCCCGCCGAGATGGTCATCGATCACTCGGTCATCGTTGAGGCCTTCGGCACCTCCGACGCCATCGAGAAGAACGTCGCTATCGAGTACCAGCGCAACGAAGAGCGTTACCAGTTCCTCCGCTGGGGCGCGGAGAACTTCTCCAACTTCCGCGTGGTTCCCCCGGGAACCGGCATCGTTCACCAGGTCAACATCGAGTACCTTTCCCGCGTCGTCTTCGACAACGATGGCGTTGCTTACCCGGATAGCTGCATCGGCACGGATTCCCACACCACCATGGAGAATGGTTTGGGCATCCTGGGCTGGGGCGTCGGCGGCATCGAGGCAGAGGCTGCCATGCTCGGCCAGCCCGTCTCCATGCTCATTCCCCGCGTCGTTGGCTTCAAGCTCAGCGGCGAGATCCCCGCTGGCGTCACCGCTACCGACGTCGTGCTGACGATCACCGAGATGCTCCGCGCACACGGTGTCGTGCAGAAGTTCGTCGAGTTCTACGGCAACGGTGTGAAGTCTGTTCCGCTGGCCAACCGCGCCACCATCGGCAACATGTCTCCGGAGTTCGGCTCCACCTGTGCCATGTTCCCGATCGACGAAGAGACCATCAAGTACCTGGAGCTCACCGGCCGCTCCGCCGAGGACATCGCCCGCGTCGAGGCTTACGCCAAGGCCCAGGGCATGTGGCTCGAAATGGACGCCCCTGAAGCTGAGTACTCCGAGTACCTCGAGCTCGACCTCTCCACCGTGGTTCCGTCCATCGCCGGCCCGAAGCGTCCGCAGGACCGCATTTTGCTGTCGAACTCCAAGGCCGCTTTCCGCAAGGACCTGCCGACCTACTCCGATGGTGAGACCAAGGAGGCCGTCCGCGCCACCAAGGTTGAGGGCGACTCTTACAACCAGTCCTTCGCTGGCCACGGTGAGTCCGCTGCGGCGTCCGCCGAGGGCCGCGCATCCAGCCCGGTTATCGTGGAATCCCCGCAGGGCGGCGAGTACACCCTCGACCACGGCATGGTGGCCATTGCCTCCATCACCTCCTGCACCAACACCTCGAACCCATCCGTCCTCGTGGCGGCTGGCCTCCTGGCCCGCAAGGCCAACGAGCTCGGCCTGAAGTCCAAGCCCTGGATCAAGACCATCTGTGCCCCGGGTTCCCAGGTCGTCGATGGCTACTTCAAGCGCGCTGATCTGTGGAAGGACCTGGAGGCCCTCGGCTTCTACCTCTCCGGCTTCGGCTGCACCTCGTGCATCGGCAACTCTGGCCCGCTGCCGGCTGAGGTGTCCGCTGCGATCAACGAGCACGACTTGGCTGCCACCGCAGTCCTGTCTGGCAACCGTAACTTCGAGGGTCGCATTTCCCCCGACGTGAAGATGAACTACCTGGCTTCCCCGCCGCTGGTCATCGCCTACGCCATCGCCGGCACCATGGACTTCGACTTTGATACTGAGCCCCTGGGTCAGGATCAGAACGGCAACGATGTCTTCCTCAAGGATATCTGGCCCTCCACCGAGGAGATCGAGGCCACCATCGACGGGGCCATCTCCCGTGAGCTGTACGAAGCTGACTACGCCGATGTCTTCAAGGGCGACCAGCAGTGGCAGGATCTGGACATCCCGACCGGTAAGACCTTCGAGTGGGACGAGGATTCGACCTACATCCGCAAGGCTCCTTACTTCGACGGCATGCCCGCCGAGGCACAGCCGGTCTCCGACATCAAGGGCGCCCGCGTCCTGGCCAAGCTCGGCGACTCTGTCACCACTGACCACATCTCCCCCGCGTCCTCCATCAAGCCCGGCACCCCGGCTGCTCAGTACCTGGACTCCAAGGGCGTTGAGCGTCAGGACTACAACTCGCTCGGTTCCCGTCGCGGCAACCACGAGGTCATGGTCCGCGGTACCTTCGCCAACATCCGCCTGGCCAACCAGCTGGTCGACGTCACCGGTGGCTACACCCGCGACTTCACCCTGGAGGGTGGCCCCCAGGCGTTCATTTACGACGCCGCCGTCAACTACGAGGCAGCCGGCATCCCGCTGGTCGTCCTCGGCGGCAAGGAGTACGGCACCGGTTCCTCCCGTGACTGGGCAGCCAAGGGCACGAACCTGCTCGGCGTGAAGGCCGTCATTACCGAGTCCTTCGAGCGTATTCACCGCTCGAACCTCATCGGTATGGGCGTCATCCCGCTGCAGTTCCCGGAGGGCGAGTCCCACGAGTCCTTGGGCCTGGACGGCACCGAGACCTTCGATATCGAAGGCATCGAGGAGCTGAACAACGGTGTTACCCCGGAGACCGTCAAGGTTACCGCCACCAAGGAAAACGGTGACGTCGTGTCCTTCGACGCAGTCGTCCGCATCGACACCCCTGGTGAGGCTGACTACTACCGCAACGGCGGTATCCTGCAGTTCGTCCTGCGTCAGATGGCCAACAACTAGCGCCATCTCGTCGTGGGCAACGTTGCTGCCCCAATGAGGGGGTTACATCTCCCCCGGTAGTTTCCTGCCGGGAGAGCGTGTAGCCCCCTCACCCATTTCTCTGTGTGTTCGCCTAAAGGAGATCCATCGCATGCCCATCGTCAGTGACGTCGAATTGACGCGCCGCCGCACCGAGATTTTAGAAGGCGCGCGACGTTGCTTTGCCGAGCACGGCTACGAAGGCGCTACCGTGCGTCTGCTGGAGAAGGCAACAGGGAAGTCTCGCGGGGCCATCTTCCACCACTTCGGGGATAAAGAGAACTTGTTCCTCGCCCTGGCGCGGGAGGATGCGGCGCGCCAGGCAGAAGTTGTCGCCGAGGAAGGCCTGGTGGAAGTTATGCGGGAGATGCTTCAACACCCCGAGCGGCATGACTGGCTGGCTACTCGCCTTGAGATCACCAAGATGCTGCGCACCGATGCGGCTTTCCGCGCCCGTTGGCTCGACCATCAGGCAGTGTTGGATGAAGCAGTTCAGGAGCGCCTAGCGCGATTGGCCGCCGATGGCCGGATGCGCACCGACGTGTCCACCGATGTCCTGCACACCTACTTGGAGACAGTCCTCGACGGGTTCATCGCCCGGCTGGCGTCAGGGCGATCAACCGAAGGGCTGGAAGAGGTCTTGGATCTCGTCGAAGGCACCGTGCGCCGGGGCGCCTAGTCCCTCGCGTATAGAATGCTTTCTTATGCCTAGAGTTCTCCTCGTCTCCCTTCGGTCCGGGGTCACCAGTTCCCTCGTTGCGGCAGCTGAACACCGTGATTTCCTCGAGGCGACGAGGATGCAGGCGAAAGACATGCCGCTGGTAGTTCTCGATTCTCCGGAGGCCACCATCCCGGACCTGTCGGGCTTCGATGGCGTTCTGATCGGTGGCAGCTCCCTCAATATCACGAATGAGCAGTGGGGCGAGTGGCAACATCACGTCCACGCGCAGCTGCGCACGATCATCGACGCCGGTATCCCCGCCTTTTTCGTGTGCTACGGCACCAGCTGGTTGGTCCACGAGTTGGGCGGCCGGATTGGACACGGGCACTCAGAGAAGACTGGCAAGACCATCGTCGAGCTCACCAGCGATGGCCAGAAGGATCCCCTCACGCAGGGCCTTCCCCAGACCTTTACCTCGTTAACTGGTCACACGGAAAACGTCGAGGAACTGGGCCCAGGCCTGACCACGCTGGCAACCGGCCCGACCTGCCCCGTGCAGTTCATCCGCTTCGGTGACCACGTGTGGGCCACCCAATTTCACTCCGACATGGATGCGGTGGCCATGAAGGCGCGGATGGACTTCTTCTACGACTACGGCTACTTTTCACCCGAAGACTACGACGCCATCGTCGCTTCGCTTCCAGAGATCGACACGACGTGGTCGAACCGGCTGCTAGAGAACTTCGTCAACTACTGCGGTGGCAACTCCGCAAATTGAGCCAGCTGCCCGGATCCGTCAACGAAGGCCAAGATTT
Coding sequences within:
- a CDS encoding Rv1476 family membrane protein, whose protein sequence is MIPADVDMSDLARQLNEDTVAFAGANAPQMEVDLQPGLIEATSRAANGEAGSLGVVVFDWTPGKAADLRDVAQDLMDTTGLDTVIVRAPGGGAVVSDIHSRAVVESAQATFLSNWDYVGATQILVDDVANSGMNWIVVAVAILAFVVAVTVVTAWAVHSALRARLA
- the acnA gene encoding aconitate hydratase AcnA encodes the protein MTESKNSFNAKRTLEVGDKSYDYFALDAVPGMEKLPYSLKVLGENLLRTEDGANITTEHIEAIANWDPKAEPSIEIQFTPARVLMQDFTGVACVVDLATMREAVKTLGGDPDKVNPLNPAEMVIDHSVIVEAFGTSDAIEKNVAIEYQRNEERYQFLRWGAENFSNFRVVPPGTGIVHQVNIEYLSRVVFDNDGVAYPDSCIGTDSHTTMENGLGILGWGVGGIEAEAAMLGQPVSMLIPRVVGFKLSGEIPAGVTATDVVLTITEMLRAHGVVQKFVEFYGNGVKSVPLANRATIGNMSPEFGSTCAMFPIDEETIKYLELTGRSAEDIARVEAYAKAQGMWLEMDAPEAEYSEYLELDLSTVVPSIAGPKRPQDRILLSNSKAAFRKDLPTYSDGETKEAVRATKVEGDSYNQSFAGHGESAAASAEGRASSPVIVESPQGGEYTLDHGMVAIASITSCTNTSNPSVLVAAGLLARKANELGLKSKPWIKTICAPGSQVVDGYFKRADLWKDLEALGFYLSGFGCTSCIGNSGPLPAEVSAAINEHDLAATAVLSGNRNFEGRISPDVKMNYLASPPLVIAYAIAGTMDFDFDTEPLGQDQNGNDVFLKDIWPSTEEIEATIDGAISRELYEADYADVFKGDQQWQDLDIPTGKTFEWDEDSTYIRKAPYFDGMPAEAQPVSDIKGARVLAKLGDSVTTDHISPASSIKPGTPAAQYLDSKGVERQDYNSLGSRRGNHEVMVRGTFANIRLANQLVDVTGGYTRDFTLEGGPQAFIYDAAVNYEAAGIPLVVLGGKEYGTGSSRDWAAKGTNLLGVKAVITESFERIHRSNLIGMGVIPLQFPEGESHESLGLDGTETFDIEGIEELNNGVTPETVKVTATKENGDVVSFDAVVRIDTPGEADYYRNGGILQFVLRQMANN
- a CDS encoding TetR/AcrR family transcriptional regulator; its protein translation is MPIVSDVELTRRRTEILEGARRCFAEHGYEGATVRLLEKATGKSRGAIFHHFGDKENLFLALAREDAARQAEVVAEEGLVEVMREMLQHPERHDWLATRLEITKMLRTDAAFRARWLDHQAVLDEAVQERLARLAADGRMRTDVSTDVLHTYLETVLDGFIARLASGRSTEGLEEVLDLVEGTVRRGA
- a CDS encoding glutamine amidotransferase; this encodes MPRVLLVSLRSGVTSSLVAAAEHRDFLEATRMQAKDMPLVVLDSPEATIPDLSGFDGVLIGGSSLNITNEQWGEWQHHVHAQLRTIIDAGIPAFFVCYGTSWLVHELGGRIGHGHSEKTGKTIVELTSDGQKDPLTQGLPQTFTSLTGHTENVEELGPGLTTLATGPTCPVQFIRFGDHVWATQFHSDMDAVAMKARMDFFYDYGYFSPEDYDAIVASLPEIDTTWSNRLLENFVNYCGGNSAN